A region from the Aphis gossypii isolate Hap1 chromosome 1, ASM2018417v2, whole genome shotgun sequence genome encodes:
- the LOC114125721 gene encoding importin subunit beta: MSDEEVVQITSLLERTISTDKEELNQIQKFLEHAAQTNLPGFLKTLSNVLLYSVNNPVARIAAGLQIKNHITSKDEAVKVQMKQRWLSFTEQDRLFIKENIFKALGTESRPSSAAQCVANVAIIELPLNLWPGLIALLAANVTDPNSSDVLRESSLETIGYICAETDRDVLKAESNTVLTAIVHGMTQPNSHVCLAATTALYNSLEFTKGNFEKKNERDYIMEVVCKATQSTETQIKVAALQCLVKIVSLYYEYMENYMTTLFPITLHAIKSDLDEEALQGIEFWSSIAEEEAEIVYERQCQEQPNDKKLMLYAEGALEFIIPVLMEKLTKQEEGDDDDDWNPCKSAGVCIMLLATCCQSNIVPHVIPFINANISNPDWRFRDASVMTLGSILGGLDQAALKSLLEPNIPVLIHLMYDSSVAVQDTSAWTFGRIFEFVPDLIINSPCLNDVLGVFIKGLKSEPRVATNICWAFSSLAQATGEDMNVLTPYFDYIVQGLLETTERGDGMRSNLRSAAYEALMDMIKCSPADCYETVKSTTLIVLSRLNQIINLQSMNEDCLDMQGLLCATLQSVIRKMSGEDVEKIADAIMNALLVMLSTSKDSGLQEDALMAISPLIENIGKGFNKYMEYFKTYLFIGLQNNMEFQVCLAAIGLVGDLSRALREDLAPYCDQIFALLFETLSNNTVNRNLKPQILSSFGDIALGIGSEFKKYLDHVLNALVQVAQLQLDPNDAEIVEYLNELREGVLAAYIGIVQGLKGEGYTPNQDVYLLEAHLPFMVRYMISICSDPNAHPGILKSCCGLVGDLCTAFGAKACPVLDNGEVHELLYKGRQSTDVTAKSLARWSAKELQKIKTFAM, encoded by the coding sequence ATGAGTGATGAAGAAGTTGTTCAAATTACCAGCCTTTTAGAGCGCACGATTTCCACCGACAAAGaagaattaaatcaaatacagAAATTCCTCGAGCATGCAGCGCAAACGAATCTCCCAGGTTTTCTCAAAACTTTATCTAATGTCTTACTTTATTCCGTCAATAACCCGGTTGCTCGAATCGCCGCCGGCCTTCAGATCAAAAATCACATTACATCGAAAGATGAAGCAGTTAAGGTTCAGATGAAACAGCGTTGGTTGTCTTTCACTGAACAAGACCGtctttttattaaagaaaacatttttaaagcaCTTGGCACGGAAAGTCGGCCTAGTTCCGCTGCTCAGTGCGTTGCCAATGTTGCTATTATTGAATTACCACTAAACCTTTGGCCAGGTCTTATTGCCTTGTTAGCAGCAAACGTCACTGATCCAAATTCATCAGACGTTCTTAGAGAGTCTTCTCTAGAAACTATCGGTTATATATGTGCCGAGACCGATCGTGACGTTTTAAAGGCAGAGTCAAATACAGTTCTGACGGCCATTGTTCATGGAATGACCCAACCAAATAGCCATGTTTGTCTGGCTGCCACTACTGCTCTTTATAATTCTTTAGAATTTACAAAAGGAAATTtcgaaaagaaaaatgaaCGTGATTACATAATGGAAGTCGTGTGTAAGGCTACTCAATCAACTGAAACTCAAATTAAGGTTGCTGCACTTCAATGTCTTGTTAAAATTGTCTctttatattatgagtatatgGAAAATTATATGACAACACTATTTCCAATTACACTACATGCTATTAAATCAGATTTGGATGAAGAAGCATTACAAGGTATTGAATTTTGGTCTAGCATTGCCGAAGAAGAAGCTGAAATTGTTTATGAAAGACAATGCCAAGAACAACCTAATGACAAAAAACTTATGTTGTACGCTGAAGGTGCATTAGAATTCATAATACCCGTTTTAATGGAAAAACTTACCAAACAAGAAGAaggtgatgatgatgatgattggAATCCATGTAAATCAGCTGGTGTTTGTATAATGTTGTTAGCAACTTGTTGCCAAAGCAATATTGTGCCACATGTAATTCCATTCATAAATGCTAATATCAGCAATCCAGATTGGCGTTTTAGAGATGCTTCAGTCATGACACTTGGATCGATTCTTGGCGGTCTAGATCAAGCTGCATTAAAAAGCCTATTAGAACCTAACATTCCTGTTCTTATACATTTGATGTATGATTCTAGCGTGGCAGTTCAAGATACATCTGCGTGGACATTTGGCCGCATATTTGAGTTTGTACctgatttaatcattaattctCCTTGTTTAAATGATGTACTTGGAGTGTTTATTAAAGGTCTTAAATCTGAACCACGTGTTGCCACAAACATTTGCTGGGCTTTTAGCAGTCTAGCACAAGCCACTGGAGAAGACATGAATGTCTTGACTCCATATTTTGATTACATTGTTCAAGGCCTACTTGAAACCACAGAAAGAGGTGATGGTATGAGATCAAATTTGAGATCAGCTGCATATGAAGCTCTTATGGATATGATTAAATGTTCGCCAGCTGATTGTTATGAAACTGTTAAAAGTACAACTTTAATCGTACTTAGTCGCTTgaaccaaataattaatttacaatctatGAATGAAGATTGTTTGGATATGCAAGGACTGTTATGTGCAACATTACAAAGtgttataagaaaaatgaGTGGTGAAGATGTAGAAAAAATTGCTGATGCCATAATGAATGCTCTTTTAGTAATGTTGAGTACTAGCAAAGATAGTGGTTTGCAAGAAGATGCATTAATGGCTATAAGTCCTCTGATAGAAAATATTGGAAAAggatttaataagtatatggaatatttcaaaacatacttatttattgGCTTACAGAATAATATGGAATTCCAAGTGTGTTTAGCTGCTATTGGTTTGGTTGGTGATTTGTCACGTGCTCTTCGTGAAGATTTAGCCCCATATTGTGATCAAATTTTCGCTTTACTTTTTGAAACATTGAGCAATAATACTGTTAACCGTAATTTAAAACCACAAATTTTGTCTTCGTTTGGAGATATAGCTCTTGGCATtggttcagaatttaaaaagtacctaGATCATGTTTTAAATGCTTTAGTTCAAGTAGCACAACTTCAGTTGGATCCCAATGATGCAGAAATTGTTGAATACTTAAATGAACTTCGTGAAGGTGTGTTGGCTGCTTATATTGGTATTGTACAAGGACTGAAGGGTGAAGGATATACTCCCAATCAAGATGTTTACTTATTAGAAGCACACTTACCATTCATGGTTCGGTATATGATTTCTATTTGTTCTGATCCCAATGCACATCCaggaatattaaaaagttgCTGCGGTCTTGTCGGAGACTTGTGCACAGCTTTTGGTGCTAAAGCATGTCCGGTTCTAGACAATGGAGAAGTACATGAACTTCTATACAAAGGACGTCAATCCACAGATGTTACTGCCAAAAGTCTAGCTCGTTGGTCTGCGAAAGAACTTCAAAAAATCAAGACCTTtgcaatgtaa
- the LOC114125722 gene encoding zinc finger protein 708-like produces the protein MTEVDYRYIAFENDHTYLKTTNNSDVNCQLLQTSISTVEPKHDAAVSSKTQLTRKQQNKFDINKTTQCNVDSDVQNSNVFLIRDTLDFPLSTDLTILKNQFAFKKIIIGNNSSTRPIQPKLKSTSNIVPTTQTQSSAQLISSQINPLKTNLQNITSKNTSAKPNKQQLKPFIKPIKSIKNKIVYDYKNNTCTIELATNLCQRLLSGENIFMCRKCDKIFTEHKDLLDHYMIHNKCKTTNLILQEKDQRESIPIDNVKKENKDVDKKNINNDKNISKQTIPVIKSALNSKKNKVIFQGECIMCHSVFPDLGEHIRTVHHSDLTRNKVNIHRCTICGMEFDIKQQLRAHELSAHKSTNTHTCEHCLKYFLCKEDLETHIESHCGDMKYLCPYCDAGFPNSNGLRTHLISHIGFDSPEYSTSETPVNQIEYSPTRPPEQFDHLFSELDNVSEDGDNVYIEQVDDNNYQVSFFKDNEDNASSQIDLLTDDGYEIDTELNNIPSEDNNKVITNEQQASLLNKKRISYTVCRICLNIVSYSRIGRHMKKKHNNAAPYQCEICHAEFNRKHIMDDHRRKHTNNKPHKCTECSKCFTYKHHLNRHMMIVHNSDTLEKVFKCSVCDKAFLFKEYLTLHVNSRHKGKHYMCQVCGKSFSTNAALNKHQLCHTDERPFMCEHCGRTFKCKTHCDTHKKNMHPGDHELTVPQEKFECELCKKLFSTKVYRDMHLKRHNGQGHQCDICYKLFVSKAHMQRHIKIMHRNT, from the exons ATGACTGAGGTTGACTATCGTTATATAGCGTTTGAAAATGATCATACATATTTGAAAACTACAAATAATAGTGATGTAAATTGTCAATTGTTGCAGACCAGCATTTCTACAGTTGA acccAAACATGATGCAGCTGTTTCATCAAAAACTCAACTAACtagaaaacaacaaaataaatttgatataaataaaactacacaGTGTAATGTCGATTCAGATGTACAAAactcaaatgtatttttaattcgtgATACTTTGGATTTTCCATTATCTACAGACTTAacaat attaaaaaatcaatttgcttttaaaaaaattattattggtaacaATTCAAGTACAAGACCCATACAACCAAAACTGAAGAGCACTTCAAACATTGTTCCCACTACACAAACACAATCAAGTGCACAACTGATTTCATCTCAAATTAAtcctttaaaaacaaatttacaaaacat aacATCAAAAAACACATCTGCAAAACCCAATAAACAACAGTTGAAACCTTTTATTAAACCTATTAAgtccattaaaaacaaaattgtttatgattataaaaacaatacatgtaCTATTGAATTAGCCACTAATTTATGTCAGCGTTTATTGAGTGGTGAGAATATATTCATGTGTAGAAAATGTGATAAAATTTTCACAGAACATAAAGATTTGTTAGATCATTATATgattcataataaatgtaaaacaacaAATCTAATACTTCAAGAAAAAGATCAAag agAATCCATACCAATTGATAATGtaaagaaagaaaataaagatgttgataaaaaaaatattaataatgataaaaatatttccaaacaaACTATACCAGTTATTAAATCTGCATTaaactctaaaaaaaataaagttatttttcaagGAGAGTGTATTATGTGTCATTCAGTTTTTCCAGATCTTGGAGAACATATAAGGACTGTTCACCATAGTGATTTGACtagaaataaagttaatattcaCCGCTGTACAATTTGTGGTATGgaatttgatattaaacaaCAACTACGGGCCCATGAGTTGTCTGCACATAAATCTACTAATACACATACTTGTGAACATTGTCTTAAATATTTCTTGTGTAAGGAAGACTTAGAAACACATATTGAATCTCATTGTGGTGACATGAAGTATTTATGTCCATATTGTGATGCTGGTTTTCCTAATTCCAATGGATTAAGAACTCATCTCATTAGTCATATTGGTTTTGATAGTCCTGAATACTCAACTTCAGAAACACCAGTTAATCAAATTGAATATAGTCCTACAAGACCACCGGAACAATTTGATCACTTGTTTTCTGAATTAGATAATGTCTCGGAAGATGGTGACAATGTTTATATAGAACAagttgatgataataattatcaagtcAGTTTTTTTAAGGACAATGAGGATAATGCATCATCACAAATAGACTTGCTTACTGATGATGGTTACGAAATTGATACAGAACTAAATAA tatacctTCAGAAGATAATAACAAAGTTATCACTAATGAACAGCAagcatcattattaaataaaaagcgaATAAGTTATACAGTGTGTAGAATATGCTTGAATATTGTAAGTTATTCAAGAATTGGTAGACATATGaagaaaaaacacaataatgcTGCTCCGTACCAGTGTGAGATTTGTCATGCTGAGTTTAATCGAAAACACATTATGGATGACCATAGAAGAaaacacacaaataataaacctcacaa gtgcaCAGAATGTTCTAAATGTTTTACCTATAAACATCATCTAAATAGGCATATGATGATAGTTCATAATTCTGATACATTAGAAAAAGTATTCAAATGTTCTGTATGTGataaagcatttttatttaaagaatatttaacgCTCCATGTCAA taGCCGCCATAAGGGTAAACATTATATGTGCCAAGTTTGCGGCAAGAGTTTTTCTACTAATGCTGCGCTGAATAAACACCAATTATGCCATACAGACGAACGGCCATTCATGTGTGAACATTGTGGACGGACTTTCAAATGTAAAACTCATTGTGATactcacaaaaaaaatatgcatccTGGAGATCATGAATTAACAGTACCACaagaaaaatttgaatgtgAACTttgtaaaaaactatttagcaCAAAAGTATATCGTGATATGCACCTTAAGCGACACAACGGTCAAGGCCATCAATGTGATATATGTTACAAACTATTTGTTTCCAAAGCACATATGCAaagacatattaaaataatgcatcgaaatacatag